A segment of the Brevibacterium zhoupengii genome:
GTGACAACGTCGATTCCGGTTGCTGCCGAACAGCCGGCGCTCGAAAAAGGAGCGCGAAGCCGCGGAGACCGCGTGTGAGACATATATGGATCCTTCTCTTCCATATCTCTCATTCGCGAAAGGCCCCTCATGGCTCACACCTCTGCCCACGTCGCTCACACCCTGGCCCACCACATCGATGAGGTCTTCGGCCTCATGGGCAACGGCAACGCCTACTTCCTCGATGCACTGCTGACCTCCACCTCGGCGACCTACACTGCCGTTCGCCACGAAGCCGGCGCGGTCGTCGCCGCCGATGCGCACTTCCGCACCTCCGGAAGGATCGCTGCAGCCACCACAACCTACGGGGCTGGGTTCACGAACACACTCACCGCACTGGCCGAAGCCGCGCAGGCCAAGGTGCCACTCGTCCTCGTCGTCGGTGATGAGCCCACGTCCGGGCCTCGCCCGTGGGATGTCGACCAGATCGCCATGGCCTCGGCCGTGGGCGTGCGCACCTACACCGTGGGGCGCGTCGACGCTGCTGCCGCGACTGTCACGGCCATCGAGCACGCACTGACGTACCGTGTGCCCGTCGTCCTGGCGATCCCCTACGATGTCGCGACCCTCGACATCGGCGAGATTCCGTCTGTCCCGGGACCCGGTCGGCCCACTCCCCTGGCGCCATCGTCCGAATTCGCACAGACCTCACTCTCTCGCCTGGCCTCCACCCTCGCCGAGGCTAAACGACCAGTTCTGCTGGCCGGTCGAGGTGCATGGTTGGCGGGGGCAGAAGAGGAACTCGGCGCCCTGGCAGAGGCCACAGGGGCGTTGACTGCCACGACTGCGCTGGGCCGAAATATCTTCCCTGATGACGAGTTCGACCTGGGCGTGGCCGGAGGCTTCGGAGCCCCGGAGGCGATGGAGCGAATCCGTGAAGCCGATGTCGCCGTCGTCTTCGGGGCATCGCTCAACCAGTTCACGATGCGCTTCGGCGAACTGTTCCATCCGTCGACGACCGTCTGGCAGATCGACACCGACGATCGGGCAACGAATGCCCGAGTCGGCGGTTTCGTCCGCGGCGACGTGAGGCTTTCCGCGGGTGAGCTGGTTTCTCGGCTGGAAGCTGCCAGGGCTCGACCGAGCGGATGGCGCGAGACTGTGGACACAGCTTCCGACCGGGCCTATGAGATGGGGACGGAGTTTGCTGAGGACGGCCGCCTGGACCCGCGAGCTGCCGCTGCGAGACTCGGAGAACTGATGCCCGAGGACCGCGTCGTTGTCTCCGACGGCGGTCACTTCATCGCGTGGGCGAACATGTTCTGGGAACCCAGCGCACCCGACCGGCTGGCGATGGTCGGCACCGCATTCCAGTCGATCGGACTCGGCTGGCACAGTGTCGCAGGAGCAGCACGCGCCAATCAGGATTCGACGATCGTTCTCACCACCGGCGACGGTGGTGGCGCCATGGCGCTGTCTGACCTCGACACCGCCATCCGTTCAGCCGGAGGCCGCGGCATGGCCGTGGTGTTCAATGATGCCGCCTATGGTGCCGAGGTGAACCTGTACGGTCTCAAAGGGCTGGATAAGTCGCCGATGCTCATCGACGAGATCGACTTCGCCGCCTTGGGCAGCGCTGCCGGAGGACACGGTGTCGCCGTTCGCTCACTGGCCGACCTCGAGGTCGTCAACGAGTGGAAGGCGACTCCGGTCGACGAACGGAAGTTCCTGGTCCTCGACCTGCGGATCTCGGGTGCGGTCATCGCGCCCTACCAGGAGGAAGTCATTCGTGTGAACTCGTAGGGGTGCCTGGCCCGGTCGCGTTTTCCAACGCGAAGAAGCCCGGTGACTCAGTATTCTGAGTCACCGGGCTTCTTCTATATGTGGAGATGGCGGGAATCGAACCCGCGTCCGTCGGCAGATTGTCAGGACTTCTCCGGGCGCAGTTCGTGAAATAGTTTCTTAGGTTCTGGCCCTCACACGAACATGTGGACCAACAAACGGAGTTGAGTAAAAGTCCCTCAGATACCCTCAACAAATATCTGAAGCAGTGGCTCCCTAAGCGACGCCAGGACCTAGAGTGGAAGCAACTCTAGACTGACGGATTCGCAGCTCGGCCTAATCAGGCAGCGAGGGCGAAATCGGTGCGGTTATTAGACTTAGCACCTATTGTTTTGCAGAGGACATTAACGAGATGACTCTACATTCTCGGCCCGCTTCTCCCGTCGCAGTGTCCGACGTCGAAACCGATCATCCCCATATTCTTTTACCAAACCTGCCCAGCTCATTCACCTGCATAAACAGGGTCATGCGCTGACCAGAATAACCAGCATACTCGTAGAACACCAGTCGATCCAATTGCATTCCCACGAACGGAAATCCGGTTGGCCGACGGTGACAGCCGCGTCAGTTCAGAGGAACTGCTTGGACTTGATGGCGCGCTCAGCCTCACGCTTGTCCTGCGCCTCACGCAGCGCCTGGCGCTTGTCCCATTCGCGCTTGCCCTTGGCCAGAGCGATCTCGACCTTGACGCGCGATCCGTCGAAGTACAGTTCCAGTGGAATGAGTGTGCGTCCCGATTCCTTGACCTTCTGCGAAAGCCTCAGAATTTCGTCACGGTGCAGCAGCAGCTTCCGCCGGCGACGAGCGGTGTGGTTCGTCCACGTCCCCTGTGCGTATTCGGGAATGTAGACGCCCTCGAGCCACGCTTCGTTCTGGAAGATCAACGCGAAACCGTCTGTCAGTGACGCCCTGCCCTCTCGCAGCGACTTCACTTCGGTTCCGCTCAGCACGAGACCGGCCTCCCACGTATCTTCGATGAGATAGTCGTGGCGTGCCTTGCGGTTCCTCGCAATGACTTTCTTGCCAGTTTCCTTCGGCATGTCCGGCCTCCTTCCTGTGTCTCGGTTCAGTGTGTCCGACCCCGATTGTCAGCCTCAGAAGACTGTTCAATCGCGTGGACAC
Coding sequences within it:
- the smpB gene encoding SsrA-binding protein SmpB → MPKETGKKVIARNRKARHDYLIEDTWEAGLVLSGTEVKSLREGRASLTDGFALIFQNEAWLEGVYIPEYAQGTWTNHTARRRRKLLLHRDEILRLSQKVKESGRTLIPLELYFDGSRVKVEIALAKGKREWDKRQALREAQDKREAERAIKSKQFL
- a CDS encoding thiamine pyrophosphate-binding protein — its product is MAHTSAHVAHTLAHHIDEVFGLMGNGNAYFLDALLTSTSATYTAVRHEAGAVVAADAHFRTSGRIAAATTTYGAGFTNTLTALAEAAQAKVPLVLVVGDEPTSGPRPWDVDQIAMASAVGVRTYTVGRVDAAAATVTAIEHALTYRVPVVLAIPYDVATLDIGEIPSVPGPGRPTPLAPSSEFAQTSLSRLASTLAEAKRPVLLAGRGAWLAGAEEELGALAEATGALTATTALGRNIFPDDEFDLGVAGGFGAPEAMERIREADVAVVFGASLNQFTMRFGELFHPSTTVWQIDTDDRATNARVGGFVRGDVRLSAGELVSRLEAARARPSGWRETVDTASDRAYEMGTEFAEDGRLDPRAAAARLGELMPEDRVVVSDGGHFIAWANMFWEPSAPDRLAMVGTAFQSIGLGWHSVAGAARANQDSTIVLTTGDGGGAMALSDLDTAIRSAGGRGMAVVFNDAAYGAEVNLYGLKGLDKSPMLIDEIDFAALGSAAGGHGVAVRSLADLEVVNEWKATPVDERKFLVLDLRISGAVIAPYQEEVIRVNS